The Glycine soja cultivar W05 chromosome 3, ASM419377v2, whole genome shotgun sequence genome window below encodes:
- the LOC114407016 gene encoding uncharacterized protein LOC114407016, producing MEANAKIKKYEETVKHLYKLLKKVCQERDEARDQLQLIRNFQASTPAETSSTVPQVDHHACLQYKTKPSLNSTKVSYSSSKVFSNHPCDLSLSSLLPNEKHSSTRIAEPSNLTLPKQPNHMKADIGASRDNNNNMVDGASLVFDKLVCGKPLPQKGRLLQSVTEAGPLLQTLLVAPAPQWQNPPSLSSSGLILGTQDNSSSTTNTDDKASVNPNGFIPTSLSLAFPGNSHGPSQMSSASGFGLALKNEQVSYEDMDSNMMHNHALTGKKRKLL from the coding sequence ATGGAAGCCAATGCTAAGATAAAGAAATATGAGGAGACAGTTAAACACTTGTATAAACTTTTAAAGAAAGTTTGCCAGGAAAGAGATGAAGCAAGAGACCAGCTTCAATTGATAAGGAATTTCCAAGCATCTACTCCAGCTGAGACAAGCAGTACTGTTCCACAAGTTGATCATCATGCATGCCTCCAATACAAAACAAAGCCATCATTGAATAGCACCAAGGTATCATATTCAAGTTCCAAAGTATTCTCAAATCATCCATGTGATTTATCCTTGTCAAGTCTCCTGCCAAATGAGAAACATTCTTCCACAAGAATTGCTGAACCAAGCAACTTGACCTTACCAAAGCAACCAAACCATATGAAAGCAGACATAGGTGCTTCaagagataataataataatatggttGATGGTGCTTCGCTAGTGTTTGATAAACTTGTTTGTGGGAAACCCTTGCCTCAAAAGGGTAGATTGTTGCAAAGTGTAACAGAAGCTGGACCTTTGCTTCAAACACTTCTAGTTGCTCCTGCTCCACAGTGGCAAAATCCTCCTTCTTTATCTTCCTCTGGCCTTATACTTGGTACACAAGACAATAGCTCCTCTACTACTAACACCGATGATAAGGCAAGTGTTAATCCAAATGGATTCATTCCAACTTCTTTGAGTTTGGCATTTCCAGGGAATTCTCATGGACCTTCTCAGATGTCTTCTGCGTCCGGTTTCGGATTAGCGCTAAAGAATGAACAGGTGTCATATGAGGATATGGATTCCAATATGATGCACAATCATGCATTAAccggaaaaaagagaaaactttTGTGA
- the LOC114407017 gene encoding serine/threonine-protein kinase AFC1-like isoform X1 — METQRIIEFPHRNMDKRPRKKQRLTWDMHVPPPPPPPPPLPPPKLQVLPTMYCKQEVGNGVVPNHAYPSLFYRGMPRNGSPPWRPDDKDGHYVFAVGENLTPRYKILSKMGEGTFGQVLECLDNEKEEIVAIKVVRSINKYREAARTEIEVLLRLARHDVDGAHCVQIRNWFDYRNHICIVFEKLGPSLYDFLRKNSYRSFPIDLVREFGRQLLESVAFMHDLCLIHTDLKPENILLISSEFIKVPDYKFLSRNTKDGSYFKNLPKSSAIKLIDFGSTSFEHQDHSYVVSTRHYRAPEVILGLGWNYPCDLWSVGCILVELCSGEALFQTHENLEHLAMMERVLGPLPPHMVVRADRRAEKYFKRGTRLSWPDSSTSRESMRAVWKLPRLPNLIMQHVDHSAGDLIDLLQGLLRYDPSERLKAKEALRHPFFFTRDTKRYGYPL, encoded by the exons ATGGAGACGCAGCGAATTATCGAGTTTCCGCATAGGAATATGGACAAGAGGCCAAGGAAGAAGCAACGTTTAACATGGGACATGCACgtgcctcctcctcctcctcctccaccacctctTCCTCCACCCAag TTGCAGGTTCTTCCTACAATGTATTGCAAGCAGGAGGTTGGGAATGGAGTGGTTCCAAATCATGCTTATCCATCTCTGTTTTACAGGGGAATGCCGCGCAATGGATCACCCCCCTGGAGGCCTGATGATAAAGACGGTCACTACGTTTTTGCCGTTGGTGAAAATTTAACACCTCGAT ACAAAATTCTCAGTAAAATGGGTGAAG GAACTTTTGGCCAAGTGTTGGAATGTTTGGAcaatgaaaaggaagaaattgtGGCAATTAAAGTTGTTCGCTCTATAAATAAGTACCGTGAGGCTGCAAGGACTGAAATTGAAGTCTTGCTGAGGCTAGCCAGACATGATGTTGACGGTGCACA TTGTGTGCAAATACGGAATTGGTTTGACTATCGTAATCATATTTGTATT GTATTTGAGAAGCTTGGACCAAGCTTATATGATTTTCTCCGCAAAAACAGCTATCGTTCTTTTCCTATTGATCTTGTTCGGGAGTTTGGCAGACAACTTTTGGAGTCTGTAGCAT ttatgcatgatttatgctTGATTCACACTGATTTGAAGCCAGAGAACATTCTTCTTATTTCATCAGAATTCATTAAAGTGCCAGACTATAAG TTTCTATCACGGAATACAAAAGATGGCTCCTATTTCAAGAATCTACCCAAGTCAAGTGCCATTAAGCTCATTGATTTCGGGAGTACATCATTTGAACATCAGGATCACAGTTATGTTGTTTCAACTAGACACTATCGTGCACCAGAAGTTATCTTAG GTCTTGGGTGGAACTATCCTTGTGATCTTTGGAGTGTGGGCTGCATACTGGTTGAGCTTTGTTCT GGAGAGGCACTTTTCCAAACACATGAGAACTTGGAACATCTTGCCATGATGGAAAGAGTTCTAGGGCCACTACCTCCCCATATGGTGGTCAGGGCCGA TCGTCGAGctgaaaagtattttaaaagagGTACACGATTAAGTTGGCCTGATAGTTCAACTTCAAGAGAAAGCATGAGAGCAGTTTGGAAATTGCCACGGTTGCCG AACCTCATAATGCAGCATGTTGATCATTCTGCTGGCGATTTGATTGACCTCCTGCAAGGGCTCCTAAGGTACGACCCTTCAGAACGGCTTAAAGCTAAGGAAGCATTGAGACATCCCTTCTTCTTCACAAGAGATACTAAAAGATATGGCTACCCTTTATAA
- the LOC114407017 gene encoding serine/threonine-protein kinase AFC1-like isoform X2, protein MMLTVHIMHDLCLIHTDLKPENILLISSEFIKVPDYKFLSRNTKDGSYFKNLPKSSAIKLIDFGSTSFEHQDHSYVVSTRHYRAPEVILGLGWNYPCDLWSVGCILVELCSGEALFQTHENLEHLAMMERVLGPLPPHMVVRADRRAEKYFKRGTRLSWPDSSTSRESMRAVWKLPRLPNLIMQHVDHSAGDLIDLLQGLLRYDPSERLKAKEALRHPFFFTRDTKRYGYPL, encoded by the exons ATGATGTTGACGGTGCACA ttatgcatgatttatgctTGATTCACACTGATTTGAAGCCAGAGAACATTCTTCTTATTTCATCAGAATTCATTAAAGTGCCAGACTATAAG TTTCTATCACGGAATACAAAAGATGGCTCCTATTTCAAGAATCTACCCAAGTCAAGTGCCATTAAGCTCATTGATTTCGGGAGTACATCATTTGAACATCAGGATCACAGTTATGTTGTTTCAACTAGACACTATCGTGCACCAGAAGTTATCTTAG GTCTTGGGTGGAACTATCCTTGTGATCTTTGGAGTGTGGGCTGCATACTGGTTGAGCTTTGTTCT GGAGAGGCACTTTTCCAAACACATGAGAACTTGGAACATCTTGCCATGATGGAAAGAGTTCTAGGGCCACTACCTCCCCATATGGTGGTCAGGGCCGA TCGTCGAGctgaaaagtattttaaaagagGTACACGATTAAGTTGGCCTGATAGTTCAACTTCAAGAGAAAGCATGAGAGCAGTTTGGAAATTGCCACGGTTGCCG AACCTCATAATGCAGCATGTTGATCATTCTGCTGGCGATTTGATTGACCTCCTGCAAGGGCTCCTAAGGTACGACCCTTCAGAACGGCTTAAAGCTAAGGAAGCATTGAGACATCCCTTCTTCTTCACAAGAGATACTAAAAGATATGGCTACCCTTTATAA